One Anolis carolinensis isolate JA03-04 chromosome 4, rAnoCar3.1.pri, whole genome shotgun sequence DNA window includes the following coding sequences:
- the rgs1 gene encoding regulator of G-protein signaling 1: MQKISWLLLWHPHSMEMKEKDQEVTEGKDHKKKSKVLGAELKNYLLSLVPHIESTDIKYSTSKDVIFPAEEVIQWSQSLEKLLATPYGQEAFREFLKSEFSDENIEFWLACEDYKKTQADNLHSKAEKIYKEFVQSNAIKQVNIDFHTRKDIAKEAQDPTPSSFNEAQRLVFVLMERDSYPRFLKSRFYRNLLSKVECNSLK, encoded by the exons ATGCAAAAAATATCCTGGCTATTGTTGTGGCATCCTCATTCcatggaaatgaaagaaaaagaccAGGAGGTCACAGAAGGCAAGGATCATAAGAAGAAAAGCAAAGTTTT GGGTGCAGAACTGAAAAACTATTTGCTGTCTCTTGTGCCACACATAGAATCAACTGACATCAAATATTCTACCTCCAAAGATGTAAT ATTCCCTGCTGAAGAAGTTATACAGTGGTCCCAGTCTCTGGAAAAGCTTCTAGCAACTCCat ATGGTCAAGAAGCATTCAGGGAGTTCCTAAAGTCTGAGTTCAGTGATGAAAACATTGAATTCTGGCTGGCTTGTGAAGACTATAAGAAAACTCAAGCTGATAACTTACACAGCAAAGCAGAGAAGATTTACAAGGAATTTGTTCAATCTAATGCCATAAAACAA GTCAACATTGACTTTCACACAAGGAAAGACATAGCTAAGGAGGCTCAAGATCCGACACCTTCAAGCTTCAATGAGGCCCAGAGACTTGTTTTTGTGTTGATGGAGAGAGATTCATATCCAAGATTCCTCAAATCCAGATTCTACCGTAATCTGCTTAGTAAAGTTGAATGCAACAGTCTCAAGTGA